A window of Xylanivirga thermophila contains these coding sequences:
- a CDS encoding carbohydrate ABC transporter permease, translating into MKKDNFIGTATENRSGWLFVIPASLLIVIFGFYPMIKSLITSFKTGMGNNLVFTGASNYIRLFQDPVFKEAVKNTLIYLVIQVPIMTVLAMLNAVLLNDNTLKGKGFFRTALFLPSVTSLVAYSVLFKSLFAADGLFNKFLLAINVVNKPIPWLTDPFWAKVTIIIAITWRWTGYNMIFYLASLQNIDPSIYEAAKIDGASGFTQFFKITAPMLKPIILFTTIMSTNGTLQIFDEVVNITAGGPANATLSISQYIYNLCFKYTPNFGYASAVSYSIVIMVAVLSFIQFRVAGDEND; encoded by the coding sequence ATGAAAAAAGATAATTTTATTGGTACGGCAACAGAAAATAGAAGTGGTTGGTTGTTTGTGATTCCTGCCAGTTTATTAATAGTTATTTTTGGATTTTATCCTATGATTAAATCCCTTATTACTTCTTTTAAAACTGGAATGGGCAATAATCTGGTATTTACCGGTGCATCAAACTATATCAGATTATTTCAAGATCCTGTTTTCAAAGAAGCCGTTAAAAATACATTAATTTATCTTGTAATACAGGTTCCGATTATGACTGTACTGGCAATGCTTAATGCAGTATTGCTTAATGATAATACACTAAAGGGTAAAGGCTTTTTTAGAACTGCACTATTCCTGCCAAGTGTAACATCCCTTGTTGCATATTCGGTTTTATTTAAGAGTTTATTTGCGGCAGATGGATTATTCAATAAATTTCTTCTTGCTATAAATGTGGTGAACAAGCCAATTCCTTGGTTAACTGACCCATTTTGGGCAAAGGTGACAATAATTATAGCAATTACATGGCGCTGGACAGGATATAATATGATATTTTATCTAGCTTCATTACAGAATATAGATCCTTCGATATATGAAGCAGCAAAAATTGACGGTGCCTCTGGCTTTACACAGTTTTTTAAAATAACGGCACCAATGCTAAAACCTATTATACTTTTTACAACGATAATGTCAACAAATGGGACATTGCAAATATTTGATGAAGTGGTTAATATAACGGCAGGCGGACCGGCAAATGCTACGTTAAGCATATCACAGTATATATACAATCTATGTTTTAAATATACTCCGAACTTTGGATATGCTTCAGCAGTATCATATTCCATCGTTATAATGGTAGCAGTTTTATCTTTTATCCAGTTTAGAGTAGCAGGTGATGAAAATGATTAA
- a CDS encoding carbohydrate ABC transporter permease, whose product MIKTKIKKVLKYMFLIIASILAVFPFFWMIVSATNKSVDITKGKLTPGSELINNINTLFISTYMLRGMINSLIISTITTCIALFISSVAGYGFEIFHSRRRGNLFNLLLLSMMIPFAALMVPLYRMFAKFGLLNNYLAVIIPSVATAFLIFFFRQNTKSFPKEILHAARVDGLSEFGIFIKIYIPTMKSTYAAAAIITFMNVWNSYLWPLIVLQSPEKMTLPLIISTLNSSYYPDFGMIMVAIVIATIPTALIFFLMQKRFVEGMLGSVK is encoded by the coding sequence ATGATTAAAACAAAGATTAAAAAAGTTTTGAAGTATATGTTCTTGATCATTGCTTCCATTTTAGCAGTGTTCCCATTCTTTTGGATGATTGTAAGTGCTACTAATAAATCTGTTGATATAACAAAGGGTAAGCTGACCCCTGGCTCTGAACTCATAAATAATATAAATACACTATTTATTAGTACGTATATGCTTAGGGGTATGATAAACTCGCTGATTATATCTACTATAACAACATGCATTGCGTTATTTATATCTTCAGTTGCAGGATATGGATTTGAAATTTTTCATAGTAGAAGACGGGGGAATCTTTTTAATTTGTTACTTTTGTCGATGATGATACCGTTTGCTGCATTGATGGTACCCCTATATAGAATGTTTGCTAAGTTTGGACTATTAAACAATTATTTGGCTGTAATTATTCCATCTGTTGCTACGGCATTTTTAATATTTTTCTTTCGCCAAAATACAAAATCTTTTCCAAAGGAAATTTTGCATGCTGCAAGGGTGGATGGACTCAGTGAGTTCGGAATTTTTATAAAGATATATATACCTACTATGAAATCTACCTATGCAGCTGCTGCAATTATTACTTTTATGAATGTTTGGAATAGCTATCTATGGCCCCTTATTGTCTTACAGTCACCTGAGAAGATGACATTGCCGCTTATTATTTCAACACTTAACTCCTCCTATTATCCAGATTTTGGGATGATAATGGTGGCTATAGTAATTGCCACTATTCCTACGGCATTGATATTCTTTTTAATGCAGAAACGCTTTGTTGAGGGTATGTTAGGTTCAGTTAAATAA
- a CDS encoding inorganic diphosphatase, translating into MSIWHDISPDRVTPEKFIAVVEIAAGSKKKYELDKDTGYIILDRVLYTSTHYPANYGFIPRTYSDDGDPLDVLILCQEKLDPLVLVECYPIGAIVMMDGNDEDQKIVAVPVSDPAFNDYTDIKQLPPHIMEEFSHFFERYKELELKYTSVQKVLGRKESMEIIKDSIKLYEDTFK; encoded by the coding sequence GTGAGCATATGGCATGATATATCACCCGATAGGGTAACACCTGAAAAATTTATAGCAGTTGTGGAGATTGCAGCAGGTAGCAAGAAAAAGTATGAGCTAGATAAGGATACGGGATATATAATTCTTGATAGGGTGCTTTATACTTCAACCCATTATCCTGCAAACTATGGTTTTATACCTAGGACTTATTCCGACGATGGTGATCCTTTGGATGTACTTATATTATGTCAGGAAAAGCTGGATCCATTGGTATTAGTGGAATGTTATCCAATTGGTGCTATTGTAATGATGGATGGAAATGACGAAGATCAAAAAATTGTGGCGGTACCGGTAAGCGATCCTGCCTTTAATGATTATACAGATATAAAGCAGCTCCCGCCTCATATAATGGAAGAGTTTTCTCATTTCTTTGAGCGATATAAAGAGCTTGAACTTAAATATACTAGTGTGCAAAAGGTTCTAGGTCGTAAGGAGAGTATGGAGATAATAAAAGATTCTATAAAATTATATGAGGATACATTTAAGTAA